One Streptomyces sp. V4I8 genomic window carries:
- a CDS encoding peptidoglycan-binding protein: protein MRITRWKLGLGTLAAGLSLMLTTTPAQAAYAGNSGAYGTTFVDGDDKVTDDFGDHFDELGNSLCYGCGESSNTDIVFLWQSILASEHLLDLFEIDGQFGSKTRDATIAWQKRYGLTADGKVGDNTWSKADDQLKWSGSVVLYDGSGPYGYVTFHRGDSSKSQDGGAYHLAQVKQGDGYRIPEEGTRIHHRDKTISWY, encoded by the coding sequence ATGCGCATCACTCGTTGGAAGCTGGGCCTGGGCACACTGGCCGCGGGACTGTCACTGATGCTGACCACCACCCCGGCACAGGCCGCCTACGCGGGGAATTCCGGGGCGTACGGCACCACGTTCGTGGACGGCGACGACAAGGTCACCGACGACTTCGGCGACCACTTCGACGAACTCGGCAACTCCCTCTGCTACGGCTGCGGAGAGTCCTCGAACACCGACATCGTCTTCCTTTGGCAGAGCATCCTGGCCTCCGAGCACCTGTTGGATCTCTTCGAAATCGACGGGCAGTTCGGCTCCAAGACCAGAGACGCCACCATCGCCTGGCAGAAGCGCTACGGCCTCACTGCGGACGGCAAGGTCGGCGACAACACCTGGAGCAAGGCCGACGACCAGCTCAAGTGGAGCGGCTCCGTCGTGCTGTACGACGGCAGTGGACCGTACGGCTATGTGACGTTCCACCGAGGCGACAGCTCCAAGTCGCAGGACGGCGGGGCCTACCACCTCGCGCAGGTCAAGCAGGGCGACGGGTACCGCATCCCCGAAGAGGGCACGCGCATTCACCACCGCGACAAGACCATCTCCTGGTACTGA
- the sucD gene encoding succinate--CoA ligase subunit alpha → MAIWLNKDSKVIVQGMTGATGMKHTKLMLGDGTNVVGGVNPRKAGQTVDFDGTEVPVFGTVAEAIEKTGANVSVIFVPEKFTKDAVVEAIDAEIALAVVITEGIAVHDSASFWAYAGKKGNKTRIIGPNCPGIITPGQSNVGIIPGDITKPGRIGLVSKSGTLTYQMMYELRDIGFSTAVGIGGDPIIGTTHIDALAAFEADPDTDLIVMIGEIGGDAEERAADFIAKNVTKPVVGYVAGFTAPEGKTMGHAGAIVSGSSGTAQAKKEALEAAGVKVGKTPTETAKLAREILGG, encoded by the coding sequence ATGGCTATCTGGCTCAACAAGGACAGCAAGGTCATCGTCCAGGGCATGACGGGCGCCACCGGCATGAAGCACACCAAGCTCATGCTCGGTGACGGCACGAACGTCGTGGGCGGCGTGAACCCGCGCAAGGCGGGTCAGACCGTGGACTTCGACGGCACCGAGGTACCCGTCTTCGGGACGGTCGCCGAGGCCATCGAGAAGACCGGCGCCAACGTCTCCGTGATCTTCGTGCCGGAGAAGTTCACCAAGGACGCGGTCGTCGAGGCCATCGACGCCGAGATCGCGCTGGCCGTCGTGATCACCGAGGGCATCGCCGTGCACGACTCGGCGTCGTTCTGGGCGTACGCCGGCAAGAAGGGCAACAAGACCCGGATCATCGGCCCGAACTGCCCCGGCATCATCACCCCGGGGCAGTCGAACGTCGGCATCATCCCGGGCGACATCACCAAGCCGGGCCGTATCGGCCTGGTCTCGAAGTCCGGCACGCTGACGTATCAGATGATGTACGAGCTGCGTGACATCGGCTTCTCGACCGCCGTCGGCATCGGTGGCGACCCGATCATCGGCACCACGCACATCGACGCGCTCGCCGCGTTCGAGGCCGACCCCGACACCGACCTGATCGTCATGATCGGCGAGATCGGTGGCGACGCCGAGGAGCGGGCCGCGGACTTCATCGCGAAGAACGTGACCAAGCCGGTCGTCGGCTACGTCGCGGGCTTCACCGCGCCCGAGGGCAAGACCATGGGCCACGCCGGCGCCATCGTCTCCGGTTCGTCCGGCACCGCCCAGGCGAAGAAGGAGGCCCTGGAGGCCGCGGGCGTCAAGGTCGGCAAGACGCCGACGGAGACCGCGAAGCTCGCGCGCGAGATCCTGGGCGGCTGA
- a CDS encoding DUF6350 family protein, whose protein sequence is MAGVIEMTARRTPLSSLLTRIRYRTPGLGASLLNGAVAAGLGLGALAVLVIVLWISSPYPDSGPGGALKVAAVLWLLAHGAELVRADTLSGLPAPVGVTPLLLLMLPVWLVHRAARDAAADGGDGEPLVSGPTAWAGVVLGYLGVGAGAAVYAAGGELRPEWFWTALCVPLVVMGVAGVGVWTACERRPEAADGLLGALPKQGRRRGPGAEAPARLAAAARAAGAGAAALVGGGAVLVGGSLVWHGEEARASFLELTNGWSGRLAVLLLCAALVPNAAVWAASYALGPGFVLGAGHVVGPLSSTPAPLLPPLPLLEAVPGAGVGGPLQWAVGAVPVVAGVVVGWSAAGWGWGAEGRSPGGWATEGGGSRDGRTSATATAARAQAGQASAVVWAPGRTVGVALLASVLCAVTLAVLAALSGGPLGRGVLAQFGPVWWQVGAATLAWVAVLAVPVAVAVRGWRCRTGWVSRAARVSETQEARIGKPRVEAAEPGEPGESERASTDSKTRRSAYGEEGPFTALAQDQAAPQQGRDQDAGPGAYDEDGPYEGGDQDVPYGAYDHDTTFEPDDFPPAGPTDPDDPRPTEPSPEPPSSSSPSSWPWHDEASRAARWAAMKEASGPAEAPETAETAETAETAEAVEVAEAPENGESPKPAESPQLPGLPRTAEPLELSGPPEAPSSQ, encoded by the coding sequence ATGGCGGGCGTGATCGAGATGACCGCCCGCCGAACGCCCCTGTCGTCCCTGCTCACTCGGATCCGCTATCGAACGCCGGGGCTGGGCGCCAGCCTGCTGAACGGCGCGGTGGCGGCGGGGTTGGGGCTCGGTGCGCTCGCCGTGCTGGTGATCGTGCTGTGGATCAGCTCGCCGTACCCGGACAGCGGGCCGGGCGGCGCGCTCAAGGTCGCCGCCGTGCTGTGGCTGTTGGCGCACGGCGCCGAACTGGTCCGCGCCGACACCCTCTCCGGCCTCCCCGCGCCGGTCGGGGTCACGCCGTTGCTGCTGCTCATGCTGCCGGTGTGGCTGGTGCACCGGGCGGCGCGGGACGCGGCGGCGGACGGCGGTGACGGGGAGCCCCTGGTGTCGGGGCCGACGGCGTGGGCGGGAGTCGTCCTCGGGTACCTCGGCGTCGGGGCGGGCGCCGCGGTGTACGCGGCCGGGGGTGAGCTGCGGCCCGAGTGGTTCTGGACCGCCCTGTGTGTGCCCCTGGTCGTCATGGGTGTGGCGGGGGTGGGGGTGTGGACGGCGTGCGAGCGGCGGCCGGAGGCGGCCGACGGTCTACTGGGCGCGCTGCCGAAGCAAGGGCGGCGACGGGGGCCCGGGGCCGAGGCGCCCGCCCGTCTCGCGGCGGCCGCTCGGGCGGCGGGGGCCGGAGCGGCGGCGCTCGTCGGCGGCGGCGCGGTACTGGTGGGCGGGTCGCTGGTGTGGCACGGCGAGGAGGCGCGGGCGTCCTTTCTGGAGCTGACGAACGGGTGGTCGGGACGGCTTGCCGTGCTGCTCCTGTGCGCGGCGCTCGTGCCGAACGCGGCGGTGTGGGCGGCGTCGTACGCCCTCGGGCCGGGGTTCGTGCTCGGGGCGGGGCATGTGGTGGGGCCGCTGTCCTCGACACCGGCGCCGTTGTTGCCGCCGCTTCCGTTGCTGGAGGCGGTGCCGGGGGCCGGGGTCGGCGGGCCGTTGCAGTGGGCGGTCGGGGCGGTGCCGGTGGTGGCCGGTGTGGTGGTGGGGTGGTCCGCGGCGGGGTGGGGTTGGGGGGCCGAGGGCCGGTCTCCGGGTGGGTGGGCCACTGAGGGCGGCGGATCCCGGGACGGGCGGACATCCGCGACCGCGACCGCGGCGAGGGCGCAGGCCGGGCAGGCGTCCGCTGTGGTCTGGGCACCCGGGCGGACCGTCGGGGTCGCCCTGCTGGCGTCCGTGCTCTGTGCGGTCACGCTCGCTGTGCTGGCCGCGCTGTCGGGCGGGCCGCTGGGCCGTGGGGTGCTGGCGCAGTTCGGGCCGGTGTGGTGGCAGGTGGGGGCGGCGACGCTGGCCTGGGTCGCGGTGCTGGCGGTTCCCGTGGCGGTGGCGGTGCGGGGGTGGCGGTGCCGGACGGGTTGGGTGTCGCGGGCAGCCCGGGTGAGCGAGACGCAGGAGGCTCGGATCGGCAAGCCCCGGGTCGAGGCGGCGGAGCCGGGGGAGCCGGGGGAGAGCGAGCGTGCGTCGACGGACTCGAAGACCCGGCGCTCGGCCTACGGCGAGGAAGGGCCGTTCACGGCGCTGGCACAGGACCAGGCCGCTCCGCAGCAGGGCAGGGACCAGGATGCCGGGCCCGGGGCGTACGACGAGGACGGGCCCTACGAGGGCGGCGACCAGGACGTCCCGTACGGGGCGTACGACCACGACACGACCTTCGAGCCGGACGACTTCCCGCCCGCCGGGCCGACCGATCCGGACGACCCCCGGCCCACCGAGCCGTCACCGGAACCGCCGTCCTCGTCCTCGCCCTCGTCCTGGCCCTGGCACGACGAGGCCTCGCGGGCGGCACGCTGGGCGGCGATGAAGGAGGCGTCGGGACCGGCGGAGGCTCCTGAGACGGCAGAGACGGCAGAGACGGCAGAGACCGCAGAGGCCGTTGAGGTCGCTGAGGCCCCTGAGAACGGCGAGTCCCCGAAGCCCGCCGAGTCCCCTCAGCTCCCCGGACTCCCTAGGACCGCCGAGCCCCTTGAGCTCTCTGGTCCCCCGGAGGCGCCGTCATCGCAGTGA
- the sucC gene encoding ADP-forming succinate--CoA ligase subunit beta: MDLFEYQARDLFAKHDVPVLAGEVIDTPEAARAATERLGGKSVVKAQVKVGGRGKAGGVKLAANADEAVARATDILGMDIKGHTVHKVMIAETAPEILEEYYVSFLLDRANRTFLSIASVEGGMEIEEVAATRPEAVAKIAIDAIDGVDEAKAREIVEAAKFPAEVADKVVNVLVTLWDTFIKSDALLVEVNPLAKVASGDVIALDGKVSLDDNAEFRHDWDELHDKAAANPLEAAAKEKNLNYVKLDGEVGIIGNGAGLVMSTLDVVAYAGENHGNVKPANFLDIGGGASAQVMANGLEIILGDPDVKSVFVNVFGGITACDEVANGIVQALKLLEDRGENVSKPLVVRLDGNNAELGRQILTDANHPLVQRVDTMDGAADKAAELAHAAK; this comes from the coding sequence GTGGACCTGTTCGAGTACCAGGCGAGGGACCTCTTCGCCAAGCACGATGTACCGGTGCTGGCCGGTGAAGTCATCGACACGCCTGAGGCGGCCCGCGCAGCCACTGAGCGTCTCGGTGGCAAGTCCGTCGTCAAGGCCCAGGTGAAGGTCGGCGGCCGTGGCAAGGCCGGTGGCGTCAAGCTCGCCGCGAACGCGGACGAGGCCGTCGCCCGCGCGACGGACATCCTCGGCATGGACATCAAGGGCCACACGGTCCACAAGGTGATGATCGCCGAGACGGCCCCGGAGATCCTGGAGGAGTACTACGTCTCCTTCCTCCTCGACCGTGCCAACCGCACCTTCCTCTCCATCGCCTCCGTCGAGGGCGGCATGGAGATCGAGGAGGTGGCGGCCACCCGCCCCGAGGCCGTCGCCAAGATCGCGATCGACGCCATCGACGGCGTGGACGAGGCCAAGGCCCGCGAGATCGTCGAGGCCGCCAAGTTCCCGGCCGAGGTCGCGGACAAGGTCGTGAACGTCCTCGTCACGCTGTGGGACACCTTCATCAAGTCGGACGCCCTCCTCGTCGAGGTCAACCCGCTCGCGAAGGTCGCCTCCGGTGACGTCATCGCCCTGGACGGCAAGGTGTCGCTCGACGACAACGCCGAGTTCCGTCACGACTGGGACGAGCTGCACGACAAGGCCGCGGCCAACCCGCTCGAGGCCGCCGCCAAGGAGAAGAACCTCAACTACGTCAAGCTCGACGGTGAGGTCGGCATCATCGGCAACGGCGCGGGTCTCGTCATGAGCACCCTGGACGTCGTCGCGTACGCCGGTGAGAACCACGGAAACGTCAAGCCGGCCAACTTCCTGGACATCGGCGGTGGCGCCTCCGCCCAGGTCATGGCCAACGGTCTGGAGATCATCCTCGGCGACCCGGACGTCAAGTCCGTCTTCGTCAACGTCTTCGGTGGCATCACCGCCTGTGACGAGGTCGCCAACGGCATCGTCCAGGCCCTGAAGCTCCTCGAGGACCGCGGCGAGAACGTCTCGAAGCCGCTCGTCGTCCGTCTCGACGGCAACAACGCCGAGCTCGGCCGGCAGATCCTCACCGACGCCAACCACCCGCTGGTCCAGCGCGTCGACACCATGGACGGCGCGGCCGACAAGGCCGCCGAACTGGCTCACGCCGCCAAGTAA
- a CDS encoding protein kinase, with amino-acid sequence MTDQRPGSSYEPAAGAADLRQAGATSLRPTDPGRIGPYVPLGLLGTGGMGRVYLARPADNTPGLAAVKVIRPEYAEDPRFRRRFEREAAVHSRVHSPRAPQLLGTGFDDTLLWMATQYVPGLNLADAVRDCGTLAQAGMWRLVADLGQALSAMAAADVVHRDLKPSNVILSPQGAHVIDFGIAQAADSSAITSTGSRVGTPAFMAPEYLREGRCDAASDVFSLAGSLIYAATGHAPFGDGTGVDVMHRVAFEEPKSEVMGELTAVDPALADLLAACLTKDPAGRPTPRQLIDAATAAGHGHHRTASWNETLNARLLARGQACDALEHVAVQEAGQGSQGSGHETVQLRTPSEGVALPAAGPVFGTPTPPGPYATPTEPTTSAQALTPEDGGRRGKRKAYLAVAAGFAVCAVVAGAFFLTRPSLHEAAAATAAESTAPDDTPVSPPPTSSASPSGDKEKGKEEKGKEEGKGDEKGAGSEAEESAKPDASADAAGGGTQATPTDDETSAPSDGDGSGGSGSGGNAPTATPTKTATTPATPPWLSDCTYYSGTGLTVRGDKGQRVVQVQCMLTKRGYSVGGSGVDGKFGADTESAVRLFQSDKGLAVDGEVGPNTWAGLRSST; translated from the coding sequence ATGACAGACCAGCGACCCGGGTCGTCGTACGAACCGGCGGCCGGTGCCGCCGACCTGCGGCAGGCGGGCGCCACCTCGCTGCGCCCCACCGACCCCGGCCGCATCGGCCCCTACGTCCCCCTCGGTCTCCTCGGCACCGGCGGCATGGGCCGCGTCTACCTCGCCCGCCCCGCCGACAACACCCCCGGCCTCGCCGCCGTCAAGGTGATCCGTCCCGAGTACGCCGAAGACCCCCGCTTCCGCCGCCGTTTCGAGCGGGAGGCCGCCGTGCACTCCCGGGTCCACAGCCCGCGTGCGCCCCAGCTGCTCGGCACCGGGTTCGACGACACGCTGCTGTGGATGGCCACGCAGTACGTGCCCGGCCTGAACCTCGCCGACGCCGTCCGCGACTGCGGAACGCTGGCGCAGGCCGGCATGTGGCGACTGGTGGCGGACCTCGGGCAGGCGCTGTCGGCGATGGCCGCCGCCGATGTCGTACACCGGGATCTCAAGCCGTCGAACGTGATCCTGTCCCCGCAGGGCGCGCACGTCATCGACTTCGGCATCGCCCAGGCCGCCGACAGCAGCGCGATCACCTCGACCGGGAGCAGGGTCGGCACGCCCGCCTTCATGGCGCCCGAGTATCTGCGCGAGGGCCGGTGCGACGCCGCCTCCGACGTCTTCTCGCTCGCGGGGAGCCTGATCTACGCCGCCACCGGGCACGCCCCGTTCGGGGACGGAACGGGCGTGGACGTGATGCACCGGGTGGCGTTCGAGGAACCCAAGTCGGAGGTCATGGGCGAACTCACCGCCGTAGACCCGGCGTTGGCCGATCTGCTGGCCGCCTGCCTCACCAAGGACCCTGCCGGCCGCCCCACCCCGCGGCAACTCATCGACGCCGCCACGGCCGCCGGTCACGGTCACCACCGCACAGCCTCCTGGAACGAGACGTTGAACGCCCGGCTGCTGGCCCGCGGGCAGGCCTGCGACGCGCTGGAACATGTCGCCGTCCAGGAAGCCGGTCAGGGATCTCAGGGATCCGGTCACGAGACCGTCCAGTTGCGTACGCCGTCGGAGGGCGTGGCCTTGCCTGCCGCCGGCCCCGTTTTCGGAACGCCCACGCCACCCGGGCCGTACGCCACCCCCACCGAGCCCACCACCTCCGCGCAGGCCCTGACCCCTGAGGACGGCGGCAGGCGCGGGAAGCGGAAGGCCTACCTCGCCGTCGCCGCCGGCTTCGCCGTGTGCGCCGTCGTCGCGGGCGCCTTCTTCCTGACCCGCCCGTCTCTCCACGAAGCGGCCGCGGCGACGGCAGCGGAAAGCACCGCCCCCGACGACACACCGGTCTCCCCTCCCCCCACCTCCTCCGCCTCGCCCTCCGGCGACAAGGAGAAGGGGAAAGAGGAGAAGGGGAAAGAGGAGGGGAAGGGGGACGAGAAGGGCGCCGGCTCGGAGGCCGAGGAGTCAGCGAAGCCGGACGCATCCGCCGACGCTGCGGGCGGCGGGACGCAGGCCACTCCCACCGACGACGAGACCTCCGCCCCGTCCGACGGCGACGGAAGCGGCGGCAGCGGCAGTGGCGGCAACGCCCCGACCGCCACCCCCACCAAGACCGCCACCACACCCGCCACCCCGCCCTGGCTCTCCGACTGCACCTACTACTCCGGCACGGGACTCACCGTCCGTGGCGACAAAGGACAGCGCGTCGTCCAGGTGCAGTGCATGCTCACCAAGCGCGGCTACAGCGTCGGCGGGTCAGGCGTGGACGGCAAGTTCGGTGCGGACACGGAGTCGGCGGTCAGGCTGTTCCAGAGCGACAAGGGGCTGGCTGTCGATGGCGAGGTCGGGCCCAACACCTGGGCTGGCCTGCGTAGTTCGACGTAA
- the purH gene encoding bifunctional phosphoribosylaminoimidazolecarboxamide formyltransferase/IMP cyclohydrolase produces the protein MTADSTVTAESTKRAIRRALVSVYDKTGLEELARGLHEAGVELVSTGSTAAKIAAAGVPVTKVEELTGFPECLDGRVKTLHPRVHAGILADLRLDSHREQLAELGVEPFDLVVVNLYPFRETVASGASPDECVEQIDIGGPSMVRAAAKNHPSVAVVTSPARYADVLSAVQNGGFDLATRKRLAAEAFQHTAAYDVAVASWFASSYAPADDSQFPDFLGATWERENTLRYGENPHQPAALYVDGDAGGLAKAEQLHGKEMSYNNYTDTDAARRAAYDHAEPCVAIIKHANPCGIAVGADVAEAHRKAHACDPLSAFGGVIAVNRPVSKEMAEQVAEIFTEVIVAPDYEDGALEALTKKKNIRVLRCPEGPGNPVEVKPVDGGVLLQVTDRLQADGDDPANWTLATGDALSAEELSELAFAWKACRAVKSNAILLAKDGASVGVGMGQVNRVDSCKLAVERAGAERARGSYVASDAFFPFPDNIDVLSEAGVKAIVQPGGSVRDELVVEAAQKAGITMYFTGTRHFFH, from the coding sequence GTGACCGCCGACAGCACTGTCACGGCCGAGAGCACCAAGCGGGCCATCCGTCGCGCGCTCGTCAGCGTCTACGACAAGACGGGCCTCGAAGAGCTCGCGCGCGGGCTGCACGAGGCGGGCGTCGAACTCGTCTCCACCGGCTCCACGGCCGCGAAGATCGCCGCGGCCGGTGTCCCGGTCACCAAGGTCGAGGAGCTCACCGGCTTCCCCGAGTGCCTGGACGGCCGCGTCAAGACGCTGCACCCGCGCGTGCACGCCGGCATCCTCGCCGACCTGCGCCTGGACAGCCACCGCGAGCAGCTCGCCGAGCTGGGCGTCGAGCCCTTCGACCTGGTCGTCGTCAACCTCTACCCGTTCCGCGAGACCGTCGCGTCCGGGGCCTCGCCCGACGAGTGCGTCGAGCAGATCGACATCGGCGGCCCGTCGATGGTGCGCGCCGCCGCCAAGAACCACCCGTCCGTCGCGGTCGTGACCAGCCCGGCCCGTTACGCCGATGTGCTGTCGGCCGTACAGAACGGCGGCTTCGACCTCGCCACCCGCAAGCGGCTCGCGGCGGAGGCCTTCCAGCACACGGCGGCGTACGACGTGGCGGTGGCTTCGTGGTTCGCCTCCTCCTACGCTCCCGCCGACGACTCCCAGTTCCCCGACTTCCTCGGCGCCACCTGGGAGCGCGAGAACACACTCCGGTACGGCGAGAACCCGCACCAGCCGGCCGCCCTCTACGTCGACGGCGATGCCGGCGGCCTGGCCAAGGCCGAGCAACTGCACGGCAAGGAGATGTCGTACAACAACTACACGGACACGGACGCCGCCCGCCGTGCCGCGTACGACCACGCCGAGCCCTGTGTCGCGATCATCAAGCACGCCAACCCCTGCGGTATCGCGGTCGGCGCGGACGTCGCCGAGGCGCACCGCAAGGCGCACGCCTGTGACCCGCTGTCGGCGTTCGGCGGTGTGATCGCCGTCAACCGGCCGGTGTCCAAGGAGATGGCCGAGCAGGTCGCCGAGATCTTCACCGAGGTCATCGTCGCGCCCGACTACGAGGACGGCGCGCTGGAGGCCCTCACCAAGAAGAAGAACATCCGCGTCCTGCGCTGCCCCGAGGGCCCTGGCAACCCCGTCGAGGTCAAGCCCGTCGACGGCGGTGTCCTCCTCCAGGTCACCGACCGCCTCCAGGCCGACGGTGACGACCCGGCCAACTGGACCCTCGCCACGGGGGACGCGCTCAGCGCCGAGGAGCTCTCCGAGCTCGCCTTCGCCTGGAAGGCCTGTCGGGCCGTCAAGTCCAACGCCATCCTGCTCGCCAAGGACGGCGCGTCGGTGGGCGTGGGCATGGGGCAGGTCAACCGGGTCGACTCCTGCAAGCTGGCGGTCGAGCGCGCCGGGGCCGAGCGCGCCCGGGGCTCGTACGTCGCCTCGGACGCGTTCTTCCCGTTCCCGGACAACATCGACGTCCTGAGCGAGGCCGGCGTCAAGGCCATCGTCCAGCCCGGCGGTTCGGTCCGTGACGAGCTGGTCGTCGAGGCGGCGCAGAAGGCCGGCATCACGATGTACTTCACGGGGACGCGGCACTTCTTCCACTGA
- a CDS encoding helix-turn-helix domain-containing protein, whose amino-acid sequence MTQSPATPLPPPKERRRLREACSLTQVQVAARMGVSCETVRAWESGRSNPRGGRREAYARLLKLLAEREQEKTGDQEAPEVVEVTACQGAAAGGDARTAVPATAAEDPAAVALGDPVAVRTEDPTPVPEPRPERPLTPAQAFDALYAFCAPALVRQTFLLTGRRELARESVERAFQVAWQRWPEVARDRDPAGWVRATAYDFALSPWHRFRPRYRHPEPPPSDASDRALLDVLLTLPPPQRRTLLLYDGVGLDLPETAAETEATTPAAANRLLHARAAVAARLPGLSDPTELHHRLAELASTERLRAPRPATVRDGSERRARFWTRAAIAFTVALIGTTALTLRTAPTRYEPPVPPGETVLGVPPKVAPGPLSEQERELRAKLRSEMQNGPERVLPQAR is encoded by the coding sequence GTGACGCAGAGCCCTGCAACCCCGCTTCCTCCGCCCAAGGAACGCCGACGCCTGCGCGAGGCCTGTTCATTGACGCAGGTTCAGGTCGCGGCACGGATGGGCGTCAGCTGCGAGACGGTACGCGCGTGGGAGAGCGGCCGTTCGAATCCGCGCGGCGGGCGGAGGGAGGCGTACGCGCGACTGCTCAAGCTGCTCGCGGAAAGGGAACAGGAGAAGACGGGGGATCAGGAAGCCCCGGAAGTGGTGGAGGTGACGGCATGTCAGGGCGCTGCCGCCGGGGGCGACGCCCGGACCGCCGTACCGGCGACCGCCGCGGAAGATCCGGCAGCGGTCGCCCTCGGGGATCCGGTAGCCGTCCGCACCGAGGATCCGACCCCCGTCCCCGAGCCCCGGCCCGAACGCCCCCTCACCCCCGCCCAGGCCTTCGACGCGCTCTACGCCTTCTGCGCGCCCGCCCTCGTACGGCAGACCTTTCTGCTCACCGGGCGCCGCGAACTCGCCCGCGAGTCGGTCGAGCGGGCCTTCCAAGTCGCCTGGCAGCGTTGGCCCGAGGTGGCCCGTGACCGAGACCCGGCGGGCTGGGTGCGGGCGACGGCGTACGACTTCGCGCTCTCCCCCTGGCACCGGTTCCGCCCCCGCTACCGGCACCCCGAACCCCCGCCCTCCGACGCGTCCGACCGCGCCCTGCTGGACGTACTCCTCACCCTCCCGCCGCCCCAGCGCCGCACGCTGCTCCTCTACGACGGGGTGGGCCTCGACCTGCCCGAGACGGCGGCGGAGACGGAGGCGACCACACCGGCGGCCGCGAACCGCCTCCTGCACGCCCGCGCCGCGGTTGCCGCCCGGCTTCCGGGCCTGTCCGACCCCACCGAACTCCACCACCGCCTGGCCGAACTGGCCTCCACGGAGCGTCTGCGCGCGCCCAGGCCGGCGACGGTGCGCGACGGCAGCGAACGTCGGGCCCGCTTCTGGACGCGGGCGGCGATCGCCTTCACGGTGGCCCTCATCGGCACGACGGCGCTCACGCTGCGGACGGCTCCGACGCGGTACGAGCCACCGGTGCCGCCGGGCGAGACGGTGCTCGGCGTACCACCGAAGGTGGCGCCGGGGCCGTTGTCGGAGCAGGAGCGGGAGCTGCGGGCGAAGCTGCGCTCCGAGATGCAGAACGGCCCGGAACGGGTGCTGCCGCAGGCACGGTGA
- the purN gene encoding phosphoribosylglycinamide formyltransferase produces MAAKPVAERAKRLVVLVSGSGTNLQALLDEIAAVGPEAYGAEIVAVGADRENIEGLARAERAGLPTFVRKVKDHGSREEWDVALAEAVSAHEPDLVISAGFMKIVGKEFLARFGGRFVNTHPALLPSFPGAHGVRDALAYGARVTGCTVHFVDDGVDTGPIIAQGVVEIRDEDDESALHERIKEVERRLLVEVVGRLARNGYRIEGRKVVIQ; encoded by the coding sequence GTGGCCGCCAAGCCCGTGGCCGAGCGTGCCAAGCGCCTCGTCGTGCTGGTCTCCGGATCCGGCACCAACCTGCAGGCGCTGCTCGACGAGATCGCCGCCGTCGGCCCCGAGGCGTACGGCGCGGAGATCGTGGCCGTCGGCGCGGACCGCGAGAACATCGAGGGGCTCGCGCGGGCCGAGCGCGCCGGGCTGCCCACCTTCGTGCGGAAGGTCAAGGACCACGGCAGCCGCGAGGAGTGGGACGTGGCGCTCGCCGAGGCGGTGTCCGCCCATGAGCCCGACCTCGTGATCTCCGCCGGGTTCATGAAGATCGTGGGGAAGGAGTTCCTCGCGCGCTTCGGCGGCCGGTTCGTCAACACCCACCCGGCCCTTCTTCCCAGTTTTCCCGGCGCCCACGGCGTCCGCGACGCCCTCGCGTACGGCGCCAGGGTCACCGGCTGCACCGTCCACTTCGTCGACGACGGCGTCGACACCGGACCGATCATCGCCCAGGGCGTGGTGGAGATCCGGGACGAGGACGACGAGAGCGCTCTGCACGAGCGCATCAAGGAAGTCGAGCGAAGGCTGCTCGTCGAGGTCGTGGGGCGGCTCGCCCGCAACGGCTATCGCATTGAGGGACGAAAGGTAGTTATCCAGTGA
- a CDS encoding peptidoglycan-binding protein, with protein sequence MPKKRWKIGLAALASGLAAVLATSPAQAAYSQNSGAYSTTFVDGAGALTDDFGDHFDELGNSLCYGCGESRNTDIVVLWQSILVAEDLLDFGDIDGQFGPGTRDATIAWQKRYGLSADGKVGDNTWSRADDKLVWLSNVDITYTGKYNSGAVVFNRGSTSKTQDSGAYRVHEVYQYDGVKSMRGYRVHFNQLTTL encoded by the coding sequence GTGCCCAAGAAACGTTGGAAGATCGGCCTCGCCGCCCTCGCCTCAGGGCTGGCCGCGGTACTCGCCACCAGCCCCGCCCAAGCCGCGTACTCGCAGAACTCCGGTGCGTACAGCACCACGTTCGTGGACGGCGCCGGCGCCCTCACCGACGACTTCGGCGACCACTTCGACGAACTCGGCAACTCCCTCTGCTACGGCTGCGGAGAATCCAGGAACACCGACATCGTCGTCCTCTGGCAGAGCATCCTGGTGGCCGAGGATCTGCTCGACTTCGGAGACATCGACGGGCAGTTCGGCCCCGGGACCAGAGACGCCACCATCGCCTGGCAGAAGCGCTACGGCCTCAGCGCGGACGGCAAGGTCGGGGACAACACCTGGAGCAGGGCCGACGACAAGCTCGTGTGGCTCTCCAACGTCGACATCACCTACACCGGGAAGTACAACTCCGGTGCGGTGGTCTTCAACCGCGGCAGCACGTCGAAGACCCAGGACAGCGGCGCCTACAGAGTCCACGAGGTCTACCAGTACGACGGCGTCAAGTCGATGCGCGGCTATCGCGTCCACTTCAACCAGCTGACCACCCTCTGA